TCGAATGAAAAAAGAAATCACGGAAAAAGAAATCACTCTTCATAAAGTCCAACTAACCCTCACCAAACTCGTGGAAAAAAGCCAAAAAAAAGAACTGAACAAGGAAGAAAAAGAAAGTATCGCGAAACTGAGAGAAGCAAACGAAAAGTTTACGAAAGTTTTAGAAACAGAAACAAAACAGTTTGAAACAGCACTTGGTTCTTATGAACCAAATCCAGATGCCTTTGTGGATGTGGAGAGAGAGGTATTTCCTGGAGTGGACCTTAGTTTTGGAGCAGGAAAAACCTACCGTTTGGGTATCAATTCCTTAGTAGGGAAAACACATTTTTATTTGGGGACGGACGGAAGCATTCAAACAGAACGAACCGTCATACGAAAAGAAGACTAAACTAATTTTATTTAACAAAAGATTGGTTAAACAATCAATCTCCGTTGATGATCCCTTCATCCTCATCACGAGAAATTCTTTTTTCTGGTTTAAGATCCGCATCTACTGAATTTGTAACTTCAGGCACAATAGTTTTCTTTCGTTTCTCAAATTTCAATTTTGCTAAATCAGCTTTATCAAACACTAACCAATGTTTGTTGCGAAACCCAGAAACCTTTTTAAAAGAAAACCCTTGGCCCTGTAAAATGTATGTCGATGTGGGAAAATGTTCAAAAGGAATATCTGGAATATTGGACCAATCAAAATAGTTCCCTTGTTCATCATAGGAAATTTCTTTCTGAAGTTCTCCAAATAGAATTTCTATGGAAGTATCTGTTGACCAAATATAAAAACCAGTTCTTGAATAATGAGAAACTACAGAACGAACAGGATTGTATTTAGAAATTACAAGGAGGATTTGGTCTGGTTTTAATTTTTGTAAACCATCCACAAGGTCCAATGCGAATTCTTTGATTTCTTTTTCTTCGAACACATACTGGTTTACATCTCCATAAGAACTTTCTTCACGAAACCGGATGTTGCCAAGCAAATCTAAAACCTTATCTTCCGTAATTTCAACAGGATGAGCAAAAGTTTTTGCAACAGAAGACTCTGACTTTAAATTAATTTTGTCGCGAGCCACTGTATAAATCGCAAACTCGTTACTTCTAAAGAGTAAAGACCTAGACTTAACACCTGTTGCACAGGAATTCAAAGTAATGGATAAAATGAGTAAAGAGAAAATTCGATAGAGTTTCATTACGCTTATGCCTCTAGAGTTTTTTGAAACTCCGGAAATTTAGAAAGGTATTCATCCAAAGTCAGAATGGAGAGAATATGATTGAGTCCAGAAAGTCGAAATACAGAGTTTAGATTTTTGTTCAAATTGGTTACGAAAATTTCTACACCACGGTTGTGGAGTGCAGAGGAAGCTTTGATCACAGCACCAATTCCGCTCGAGTCTAAAAACTTTACAGAATGAAAATCCATCGTCAATTTTCCGAAATTTTTACTTTCAATCGCCTTCTCAAATTCTTGGTAAAACTCTCTCGAGTTTTCCATCAAGACATCCCTTTGGATTGATAGAAGAAGATGATTTTCCTGACGGTGGCTTTGAATCAACATAGTTGGATTAACAATACGTTAGGATTCTTAGGATTTGTGTCAAGAAAATCGGCTTTAAGAAAGCAGGGACAAATCGGTCAGATTCATCTCTAAATCGTGAGGAAATCCTTCTTTGTCGTTATAAACGACTATGGCCTTGTCTGATTGTATTTCTTTGATTTCCACTGTGGAACCAGTAAAAATAAAAATCCCTTGGTGAAGGAAGGTTTGTTTGGTAAGTTTTGCCTTATCTCCCGGCTTCATTCCCCATCCTCTTTTTTTAGATATAAATCTTTTCCGGCTTTTTTCATCACATCAAAGATGTACATTTGGCTGTGATCTACCCTGGTTCCAATATCATAAATGGCGTCAGTAAAATCAGCACCATCAATTTTCGCTGAAGCAAGTTTGGCAAAACGTAAATCAGCACCGCGGAAATTGGCGTTTCTTAAATCTGCTCCATTAAAAAACGAAGCTTTTAGGTTGGCACCTTGAAAGTTGGCACCCACAAAACTCGAGTTTTGAAGGAAGGCATTGTGAAGGTCAGCACCAGAAAAATCAACCCCGTCTAATTTTTCTTTTTCCAACATAACACTGGATAACTTAGCATCACGAAGGTGACCTTGTTTATGAAGGAGTTCCATCGTTTGTGCTTTGGTGATTCGGTTTTCTTTAGGAACACCTTGTCCCGATTCATAATCTTCCACTGCTTTTTTGAGAGCAGCAACAGCAGATTCTGGATAGTTTTTTCTTCGTTCGGGAAATTCGAAAAGGGTTTCTAAAGTTTCAGGAGTTAAGTTTCTTAGGTCGTTTAAAGATTTGCCTTTGGAATACTCAGTTGCCATTGCAAGTGCAACAATCCCAAACCCACAACCTGTTGTGGTGTAACTTGCGTCTTCCACAACGAGGTTTTCGTTTAACTTTAAATAGATGCGATATCCGTCACCGCAACCTGTGTTGCGGTAATAGGAGACGACTGTAGCGTCTTCCATCTCACGGTAATTCATCCTTTGGTCGTTGATTTCTTTGTAGCGAGCAAAGTCCATTACTGCCATGAGTTGTTCCCCCGTTATTAGTTAGACGGATGCGAGGCCGATGCCTCTTACTTCATTTTGTATTTTTTCTTGAACTTGTCTACGCGGCCTGTAGTATCCACTAATTTGGATTTTCCAGTAAAAAATGGATGGCAATTGGAACAAATTTCCACACTGATATCCCCGGCAGTAGATCTTGTATCGATCACTGTACCACAAGCGCATTTGATTTTTGAAGAAACGTATTTTGGATGTATGTCAGTTTTCATGGTGGCCCTTTTAGTTCGTATTCATGCTGGCGAGGAATTGGTCATTCGTCTTCGCGCCACGCATTTTTTCAATCAATAGTTCCATACTTTCGGTGATACTCATAGGAGAAAGTACTTTTCGAAGGATAAAGACTCGAGTGAGGGTATCTTGCGGCAGAAGGAGTTCTTCTTTTCTTGTGCCCGAACGGTTGATGTCAATGGCAGGGAAAATTCGTTTGTCTGCGAGTTTTCGGTCCAAATGGATTTCCATATTTCCCGTTCCCTTAAATTCCTCAAAAATCACCTCGTCCATTCGAGAACCCGTGTCAATAAGGGCAGTGGCGATGATGGTGAGTGACCCACCCTCTTCGATATTCCTTGCCGCTCCAAAAAAACGTTTTGGTTTGTGAAGGGCATTGGAGTCCACACCACCAGAAAGGATTTTTCCAGAAGTTGGAACCACTTGGTTGTATGCGCGGGCAAGTCTTGTGATGGAGTCGAGTAAAATGACCACATCCTTTCCGTGTTCCACAAGTCGTTTTGCTTTTTCAATGACCATCTCTGCCACTTGGACGTGGCGTTGTGCAGGTTCATCAAAAGTGGAACTCACTACTTCCCCTTTTACATGGCGAGCCATGTCCGTTACTTCTTCCGGACGTTCATCGATGAGTAACACGATAAGAAAAATTTCTGGGTGGTTGCGTGTGATAGCATTGGCAATGGATTGCATGAGGACTGTTTTACCAGTTCGAGGTGGCGCAACAATAAGAGCTCTTTGTCCTTTTCCAATCGGACACATAAGGTCAATCACACGAGTGTCCAAATGGCTTGGATCAAACTCCATATTGATTCTTTCATTCGGATAAAGTGGTGTTAGGTTATCGAATAAATTTCTTTTTTGTGCGACTTCCACGGGGAAACCGTTGATGGATTCCACACGTAACATGGCAAAAAAACGTTCTGCTTCTTTTGGAGGCCGGATAAGCCCTGTGACAGTATCACCAGTGCGAAGACCAAACAATTTGATTTGGGAAGGAGAAACATAAATATCATCTGGACCTGGCACATAATTATAGTCAGGTGATCGAAGGAAACCGTATCCATCAGGAAGTCTTTCCATGACTCCTGCTGCATGCACCTGTCCATCTTTTTCGGTTTGTGCTTGGAGGAGAGCAAACATCAAGTTTTGTTTTTTTAAACCATGAGTGTTTTCCACTCCTAAACCTTTCGCAAGGTCAGCCAGTTCGTTGATGTTTTTTTTCTTGAGTTCGACTAAATCAAGTGGCGGCGGAATTGGACCTTCATAACGATTCTTTTTTTTCTTAAATTGTTTCGGTGGTTCGGAAGCATCGTCTTGGTCCATGATGCCGTTCGTATATTCAGTTGGTTCTTCAGGAGGATTAACTTGGATTTCTTCTTGTTTGCGTGATGCCATAGATTGTTCTACATTGATTTGTTAGAGTATTTGATAAAAATCGGGAAACCATTTGTGCAAGTTAAGTATGCAAGGGAAACAGCGAAGTGCGGAGGTGTTTTCTCAAACGGTAATGAAAAAGTTGTTTTTCTGAGTGTTTTCGTCAACGTCTTTTTTTTGTCTTTTTTCTCGCTACACTAGGTTTTGGGCTCTGTTTTTTACCTTTCGGCGCTTGTTTCACAGATTTCACCGGTTTCTGAATGATTTTGGACTTCTTACTAGGAAGTGAATTCGGTTTCTCGGTGATTTTTTTTGGTTTCTCACCAGGTTTTTCAGAGCGTTTCCTCGGAATTACAGTTTTTACCTTCGCTTCATTTTGAAACCGTTCCGAAAGTTTTAAAAAACGGATACGGTTTTGTAAGGTAGTTCTTGGAACACCAAGTTCTGTTGCTGTATGTGAAATATTATTAGAATTCCTTTTTAGCGACTTATGGATGTAATGTGATTCCATTTCTTCCAAAACTGTTTCGAGTGGGAGTTTAGAAAGGAATGCTTCTCCTAAATTAGGAAATTCTGAATCCCCATTTCCCATCGATTGGGAAAATAATGAAGGAGAAAAATGGTATAAAAATCCAACTACCTTTTTCTCTTTTTTTAACGTGATGATACGAAGGTTGGATCGAAGTTCTGTGATGTTTGTATGTAAAACAGTTGTATCTGCATCTTTACCCAAAGACAAATCATGTTCTTTTAGATAAGTGGCTAAGACTTCCCTGTTTAGGTTATGTAAGTATTTTTCTGCTAACTGCAATGAATCACGAAACAAAGGCTTTGTGAGAATATCATTTTCAAAGGTTTCATTATAAAAAACAGTAGAACCCGTGACATCTGTTGCCAAAAGTCCATCTGGGAAATGGGATAGAATTAATTCCATAAACCACTGCACAGAATCCGCATTGTCTTTTTTCTTTTCTAGTTTGGATTCGATTTCTTCGAGTTTCGGATCACGAATGTTTGCAGAATCTAATTTGGAAAAGGCGGCAAGAAACCTTGGTTTATCCCAATTGTCTTTTTTTTCTCCATCAAGACCAATGACGGGAATCTGAGTTGATTCTTTAAAATACAAAATCAGATTTTCATGAAGTTCTCTTTCTAAGATCTCTAAAGGGATTTCATCTAAGTCTTCCCTTTCTCGTCCCAAATCGGACAACTCGCGGTGGACACGATCTTTGGAAAGGAGACCGAGTAACTCACCCGCTTCCGAAATTACGGGAAGATGGGTGGCCTTAGTCAGCAAAAAATGACGATAAAGTGATTCGAACTTCACTAAGCAGTCATTCTTTCGAATTTAGTATCAGTGAAAATCGAAATTTTTAGTTTTCTTGAATCGTGTTTTGCTTTTGTTTATGAAGGCCCATCCAAATGGGTTGAACCCAAACGGAATCAGCTGATTGGAATTCTTCAGGGATCTCTGCTTTTTGCGATCGTAAAGACATAAGACTATAAACTAGCGAACGTTTGTATGTATGAAGGGAAAGTTGGTAATTCCCAGACAAAAAGTATTCTTTTGCATGGTCTTTTTCACTTTTTGCCATCATCAAATACCTTTGAATTTTTTCTTTGGTATCCCATTCGATTGGTTTGTTACTATTTTTTTCTTCGCCTTCTAATATAATCCACCCACCCATAGCTTTTTGATAAAGTCCGTTTGCGGACTCTTCCATAGGAAAACATAGTTTTCGTTGTGTGATTATTAGTTCCCCTTCCGCAAGCGAAAGAGTTTTTTCCATTTCCACACGGTTGCCCGCACGGTAAGTTTCTTCCACTTGTGTGCGTATGGTTTCAATTGAACTTTTCCCGGTTTCAGGTTCCAACTTCAATTGTTCTTTGATGTCGAGGACCAGTGCTATTTTCCCATCTAATTGTTTTTTACGTTCCCTGTAGGACATTGTGGTTTTTGCCACAAGTCCGAGCGCAAAACAAAAGATGATAACACTGGAAATCCACTTCATATTATTTTTTCTTTTCTTCTGGGTAGATAGCTTTTCCGTTTTCATCAAACTTTGGAGTAGGAGGAACAGACTCTCGTCTTGCACCTTCTGTCTCTTTGATTTGAGCATTGGCTTCCATAAGAAGGTCCAACTTTCTAGAAGTGATAAGTCCATAATTGTCATCATGTTGTTCCAATAAATCCAAAGGTTTTGCATCTGGATTTCCTGGAGGGACAATAGTTCTTTCCATTCGTTTGTTTTCTATGAAGTTGATGAGTGTATCTCTCACCTTTTCGTAGTTACGTTGTTTTTCTTCGTTACGAGCTTCTTTTAAATCTTCGTTGGAACGGTATTGGTATTCTGGTTTATCCTCATCCGGTGTTTTACTATAAATCATTGCGAGGATAGCAAAACGTTTGGCGCGGCGTAAGGTAAGAATCCCTTCTTTGTAAAGAGTAAGTTTGTATCGGTATTGGTGTGGGCTGGAATTAAGACCAGTTGTATAAAGGTCTTCCGAAGAACGAAGGTCACGAAAACCAAGACGTAACAACGCTTTGGCGCTATTGTCATTGGAACGAATGATGGTAGGAGCTGCTGCTTCGAGGAGAGCTCTTGCATCTTCGATATATTTTTGAAGTACGATTTCAAAAATATTTTTTAGTTCCCCTTGGGCTTGGCGGAGCTGGCGAAAGCCATACACATAGTTACTTTGCAGGTACCACATGTTTCCGCTGAAGTCAGATTGGTTGGCTGCTTTTAGGAGTTTGAAATAATCAAAATCCAAATTCTTTTTGGAAGGATCCGCAGCGGGAGTTTCAGCTCCTGGTTGCGCCGATGCTTGCGTTTCTTCTTGCGAAGGAGCCAAATTGCTCAGAGCGACGTTGATAAAATTTAAGTTTTCTTTGTTTTCAAAGATTAAAATCCCCAGATTCGTCTGTTCTGGTGATACTGCACTGATATGCGAGATATGACCCACAACCATTGCAAAAAAGAGGATGAATTTCCATTTTCCCATAGCTCTACCTTGTTTTATATATCGGAGCTACGGGAAAAACCAGGACTAAATTTTACATTTTTTGGATTCGTTCTATCGCAGAAATCACATCTTCCCGCTTTCCGAAGGCAGAAAGTCGGAAATACCCTTCTCCAGCCGGTCCAAATCCCGATCCAGGAGTTCCCACCACTTGTGCTTTTCCCAGAAGTTCGTCAAAAAATTCCCAAGATTTTAAACCTTTTGGAGTTTTTAACCAAATGTAGGGAGCGTTGGTTCCGCCAAATACAGTGTATCCCGCAGTCGCAAGTCCTTCACGGATGAGTTTTGCATTTTGCATATAGTAGGAAATTTGTTCTTTGATCTCCACTTGGCCTTGTACCGAAAAAACTGCCTCAGCTCCTTTTTGTGTCACATAAGACACTCCATTGAACTTGGTGGTGTGGCGGCGGTTCCAAAGAGAATTAAAACTAATTTCTTCCCCTGCCTTTGTTTTACCTTTTAGATCTTTTGGAATCACAAGGTAGGCACAGCGTGTTCCTGTAAAACCTGCGGTTTTGGAAAAGGATCTAAATTCCATAGCCACTTCTTTGGCTCCAGGAATTTCATAAATGGATTTTGGAATTTCTGGATCTTGGATGAAGGATTCGTAAGCAGAATCATAAAGGATGATACTACCGATTTTTTTGGCAAAGTTCACCCATTCCGTTAAACGCGCCTTAGTTGCCACCATTCCCGTAGGGTTATTCGGATAACAAAGGTAAATGATATCTGGTTTTTCTTTTGGAAAATCTGGTTCAAAATTGTTTTCTTCAGTGGCCGGCATATAAATGATATTCGCATACCTTCCGTCAGAACCCACTTCTCCCGTACGACCTGCCATCACATTTGTATCCACATAAACCGGATACACAGGATCCACTACAGCAATTTTACTATCCAATGAAAAAATCTCTTGGATGTTTCCGCAGTCACATTTGGATCCGTCAGAGACAAATACTTCGTCTTCTGCAATTTGAACACCACGAGCGGTATAATCATGGGCAATGATTTTTTGAATCAGAAAAGAATATCCTTGTTCCGGTCCATAACCATGAAAACCTGCAGAACTTCCCATTTCTTTGGCCGCTTCCACCATAGCATTTACAATTGTAGGTGCCAATGGAAGTGTCACATCTCCAATGCCAAGGCGAATGATTTTTGCGTTTTGGTTGGCTTCTGAATAAACCTTTACCCTTCTTCCAATTTCAGGGAATAAATATCCTGCTTTCAATTTTAAATAGTTTTCATTTATCTGAGTCATCTTCTTCTTTATTTTCCTCTATGAGTTTTCTCGATCTAAATCCTTCATGATAACCGTGTTCATATAACACGTCTTCTTCGCCCCAGGTCCAACAGTAATAGCCGTTGCCGTGGTCAAAATCAACCAACCACAAACCTTTGACATCGATATGCATTGCCAAAATTTCGTTTGTCCAATTTTTTACAATTTCACTGATTTCATCTTCTTTCGCTTCTAAAACATTTTCTGGTAACATTTTGTTACGAACATCATCCGCAAGAACACTGGCTCTTAAATAATATTCTCTCGTAATGTCTCGCACGAGAGGTAGGACTTCTCTTGCTTCTATTAAAGTCCAAATCTTTTTAGTCAAATTTCACTCCG
This region of Leptospira montravelensis genomic DNA includes:
- the rho gene encoding transcription termination factor Rho is translated as MASRKQEEIQVNPPEEPTEYTNGIMDQDDASEPPKQFKKKKNRYEGPIPPPLDLVELKKKNINELADLAKGLGVENTHGLKKQNLMFALLQAQTEKDGQVHAAGVMERLPDGYGFLRSPDYNYVPGPDDIYVSPSQIKLFGLRTGDTVTGLIRPPKEAERFFAMLRVESINGFPVEVAQKRNLFDNLTPLYPNERINMEFDPSHLDTRVIDLMCPIGKGQRALIVAPPRTGKTVLMQSIANAITRNHPEIFLIVLLIDERPEEVTDMARHVKGEVVSSTFDEPAQRHVQVAEMVIEKAKRLVEHGKDVVILLDSITRLARAYNQVVPTSGKILSGGVDSNALHKPKRFFGAARNIEEGGSLTIIATALIDTGSRMDEVIFEEFKGTGNMEIHLDRKLADKRIFPAIDINRSGTRKEELLLPQDTLTRVFILRKVLSPMSITESMELLIEKMRGAKTNDQFLASMNTN
- the rpmE gene encoding 50S ribosomal protein L31, whose amino-acid sequence is MKTDIHPKYVSSKIKCACGTVIDTRSTAGDISVEICSNCHPFFTGKSKLVDTTGRVDKFKKKYKMK
- a CDS encoding STAS domain-containing protein; the protein is MLIQSHRQENHLLLSIQRDVLMENSREFYQEFEKAIESKNFGKLTMDFHSVKFLDSSGIGAVIKASSALHNRGVEIFVTNLNKNLNSVFRLSGLNHILSILTLDEYLSKFPEFQKTLEA
- a CDS encoding pentapeptide repeat-containing protein; the protein is MAVMDFARYKEINDQRMNYREMEDATVVSYYRNTGCGDGYRIYLKLNENLVVEDASYTTTGCGFGIVALAMATEYSKGKSLNDLRNLTPETLETLFEFPERRKNYPESAVAALKKAVEDYESGQGVPKENRITKAQTMELLHKQGHLRDAKLSSVMLEKEKLDGVDFSGADLHNAFLQNSSFVGANFQGANLKASFFNGADLRNANFRGADLRFAKLASAKIDGADFTDAIYDIGTRVDHSQMYIFDVMKKAGKDLYLKKEDGE
- a CDS encoding adhesin OmpL37 family surface protein, yielding MGKWKFILFFAMVVGHISHISAVSPEQTNLGILIFENKENLNFINVALSNLAPSQEETQASAQPGAETPAADPSKKNLDFDYFKLLKAANQSDFSGNMWYLQSNYVYGFRQLRQAQGELKNIFEIVLQKYIEDARALLEAAAPTIIRSNDNSAKALLRLGFRDLRSSEDLYTTGLNSSPHQYRYKLTLYKEGILTLRRAKRFAILAMIYSKTPDEDKPEYQYRSNEDLKEARNEEKQRNYEKVRDTLINFIENKRMERTIVPPGNPDAKPLDLLEQHDDNYGLITSRKLDLLMEANAQIKETEGARRESVPPTPKFDENGKAIYPEEKKK
- a CDS encoding LA_1326/LA_4305 family lipoprotein; translation: MKLYRIFSLLILSITLNSCATGVKSRSLLFRSNEFAIYTVARDKINLKSESSVAKTFAHPVEITEDKVLDLLGNIRFREESSYGDVNQYVFEEKEIKEFALDLVDGLQKLKPDQILLVISKYNPVRSVVSHYSRTGFYIWSTDTSIEILFGELQKEISYDEQGNYFDWSNIPDIPFEHFPTSTYILQGQGFSFKKVSGFRNKHWLVFDKADLAKLKFEKRKKTIVPEVTNSVDADLKPEKRISRDEDEGIINGD
- a CDS encoding DUF2203 domain-containing protein: MTKKIWTLIEAREVLPLVRDITREYYLRASVLADDVRNKMLPENVLEAKEDEISEIVKNWTNEILAMHIDVKGLWLVDFDHGNGYYCWTWGEEDVLYEHGYHEGFRSRKLIEENKEEDDSDK
- a CDS encoding LL-diaminopimelate aminotransferase, encoding MTQINENYLKLKAGYLFPEIGRRVKVYSEANQNAKIIRLGIGDVTLPLAPTIVNAMVEAAKEMGSSAGFHGYGPEQGYSFLIQKIIAHDYTARGVQIAEDEVFVSDGSKCDCGNIQEIFSLDSKIAVVDPVYPVYVDTNVMAGRTGEVGSDGRYANIIYMPATEENNFEPDFPKEKPDIIYLCYPNNPTGMVATKARLTEWVNFAKKIGSIILYDSAYESFIQDPEIPKSIYEIPGAKEVAMEFRSFSKTAGFTGTRCAYLVIPKDLKGKTKAGEEISFNSLWNRRHTTKFNGVSYVTQKGAEAVFSVQGQVEIKEQISYYMQNAKLIREGLATAGYTVFGGTNAPYIWLKTPKGLKSWEFFDELLGKAQVVGTPGSGFGPAGEGYFRLSAFGKREDVISAIERIQKM
- a CDS encoding helix-turn-helix domain-containing protein is translated as MKFESLYRHFLLTKATHLPVISEAGELLGLLSKDRVHRELSDLGREREDLDEIPLEILERELHENLILYFKESTQIPVIGLDGEKKDNWDKPRFLAAFSKLDSANIRDPKLEEIESKLEKKKDNADSVQWFMELILSHFPDGLLATDVTGSTVFYNETFENDILTKPLFRDSLQLAEKYLHNLNREVLATYLKEHDLSLGKDADTTVLHTNITELRSNLRIITLKKEKKVVGFLYHFSPSLFSQSMGNGDSEFPNLGEAFLSKLPLETVLEEMESHYIHKSLKRNSNNISHTATELGVPRTTLQNRIRFLKLSERFQNEAKVKTVIPRKRSEKPGEKPKKITEKPNSLPSKKSKIIQKPVKSVKQAPKGKKQSPKPSVARKKTKKRR